Proteins encoded by one window of Fusarium graminearum PH-1 chromosome 1, whole genome shotgun sequence:
- a CDS encoding cytochrome c peroxidase — protein sequence MGIVDQPQSKGQESTPGDFAAVQKSIIDLLNQPDYDDGSAGPVLVRLAWHSSGTYDKVTDTGGSNGAGMRYEAEGGDPANAGLQNARVFLEPVKRLHPWITYSDLWTLAGVTAIHAMGGPEIDWLPGRTDFVDDSKLPPRGRLPDAAQGAEHIRHIFYRMGFNDREIVALSGAHNLGRCHTANSGFEGKWVNNPTRFSNQYFRLLLSETWTEKTIPESGLLQFSSVDQDTEEELMMLPTDIALTTDSEFSKYVQLYAKDKDVFFQDFKKAFAKLLELGIARNSEGKVINTDNQKGGYRSAPKKSDSTPATSGQPGASKTGGCPVMHHKAKL from the exons ATGGGTATCGTAGATCAACCGCAATCAAAAGGCCAAGAGTCAACCCCAGGTGACTTTGCTGCCGTTCAGAAGTCAATCATTGATCTTCTAAACCAGCCTGACTACGATGATGGAAGTGCCGGACCCGTTCTTGTGCGTCTTGCTTG GCACTCATCCGGCACATACGACAAAGTAACAGACACAGGCGGTTCCAACGGCGCTGGCATGCGATACGAAGCTGAAGGTGGAGATCCTGCCAATGCCGGCCTACAGAATGCTCGTGTTTTCCTTGAGCCTGTCAAACGTCTTCACCCGTGGATAACATACTCTGACCTCTGGACACTCGCTGGCGTGACGGCGATACACGCCATGGGTGGACCAGAAATTGACTGGCTGCCGGGACGAACCGACTTTGTCGATGACAGTAAGCTTCCGCCTCGTGGTCGTCTCCCAGACGCAGCACAAGGAGCAGAGCATATTCGTCATATTTTCTATCGAATGGGATTCAACGATCGCGAGATCGTAGCTCTTAGTGGTGCACATAATCTTGGTCGTTGCCATACTGCAAACTCTGGCTTTGAAGGCAAATGGGTCAACAACCCTACCCGGTTCTCCAACCAGTACTTTCGTCTTTTGCTATCGGAAACCTGGACTGAAAAAACAATTCCCGAGTCTGGCCTGCTCCAGTTCTCCTCcgttgatcaagatacagaggaggagttgatgatgcttccCACTGACATAGCACTCACGACGGACTCTGAGTTCTCCAAGTACGTGCAATTATATgcaaaggacaaggatgtATTTTTCCAAGACTTTAAGAAAGCATTTGCAAAGTTGCTGGAACTTGGAATAGCAAGAAACTCGGAAGGCAAGGTTATCAATACTGATAATCAGAAGGGAGGTTATAGAAGTGCGCCAAAGAAGAGTGATTCGACACCTGCTACTTCAGGTCAACCAGGAGCATCCAAGACTGGTGGATGTCCCGTGATGCATCACAAAGCAAAATTATAA